The sequence CTTGCGCGGGCaatttggcaaaaaaaaaaaaaaaaatttgcgctCCAACGCAAGAAGGTGAACAAAAATGGGCATTTTAGTTATAATCACTTTCTTTAATTGGTTAGTTACAACAATCTCTTTGAATTAACCGTACTAAATTgctctcatttttttttttaatttctttatTCTCTAATATTGTTAGTAATCATTTATTTAATGAATTTTAATCACAATCATTGAGAATTTGACAAGGGTAAATTTCACTTGTCATTAGCTCCTTAAAAATGGTTTTGTTGACAAGTAAGCTAAATAAAtcttttttatataagtatataaaatatagatatagatagatagatatagatagatagatagataatacTTTAAATTCATTGAACTCCTTTAACCTTAGTGGTACGTAAATCCAAATTAAATGACTCGCCCGAAATTCTTTGGTTTGTAACCGTTGACTAAACATTCAAGATTAGAGTGGATACAACCACACGTAATATTTTTTTTGCTGTATCGTATATCTATTATCTTGTAATCTTGTTTACTTGTTTAGTCATACGTTTATTATATGTGAATGTAAACAAATACAATGTTTGGGTTGGTGTTTTACTATGAGTGAGTTATTGTTAGTTGATGATATCCCTGCCAACACCCATCTCTTACACGTCACTCGTAGTTTGGCGAGTTTAAAGTTATATATGCACGTGAATTAAAAGATGAATTATATTAGGGTGTGTTCACATGACACTTTATTGGAACTTATAAGAAATTGGACTTAAAAACCATCTTCGTCTACTTTAATAAATGTTGGATGTGCATCAAAACAATGAAACAGGTACCAGGTCGCGTTCGGGCGTGgtttgtcgcgatacgcgacacaTTGGAACGCGACACATGTGGCTAGGACGCGACAAATGTGGCAGTGATTGGGGCTCGATGTTCATCGCGTTTTGGTCTAAGTTGCCGCGTTTGAGTTGGGGTTGTCGCGGAATGCGAtgaggtgtcgcgaaacgcgacagtgtTCGTGGCCAGCATGTTATTTGATAtgtttcctaattttgattagcactataaatatacccaTTGTATTCTGTAAACCCATGTacgaaaaatcaataaaaaaactctctagttgcccgtggactaaagcaatcataccgattgcatataaccacgtaaattcttgtgtcttttacttttcttgcatttattCTGTCCGTTTGTCGTTTGTAGGATCACAATCTATTGATTGCTGGtcgttgttgggtccataaattcctaacaactggtatcagagcacaaggttcGTATTGGGCACGATGGCGGACGAAGGAAAGTTTAGGATTGATCGGTTCGATGGAAAAGATTTTggattttggaagatgcaaatagaagactattTGTACCAGAAAAAATTACACTTACCACTTGAAGAGAAGAAGCCTGATAGCGTTAAACAAGAAAATTGGGATCTCCTAGATCGCCAAGCTTTAGGGGCGGTTAGGATGTCTCTTGCAAAAAAACGTTGCATATAACGTTATTAACGAGAAGACTACGTTTGGGTGCTTAAAGGCACTTACaaacatgtatgaaaaacctaacgccgctaataaggtttttctcatgcgtcaattgttcaaccaaaagatgaAAGAAGGTGCGTATGCTGCAGATCATATCAATGATTTTAACAATCTCATTACAAGATTGGCCTCGGTGgagattgtgtttgatgatgaacttCAGACACTGATTTTGCTTTCGTCTTTGCCTGAAAGTTGGTCGGATACAGTTACTGCAGTTAGTAGTTCCAAAGGAACCACTAAGCTCAAGCTTTAGGGGATCAAGGATTTGATTCTAGGGGAAGAAACTCGTAGGAGGAATTTCGGGGAATCATCGGGGTCGCTCTTAAATACCGACAGGGGCAGGAAGAACGATAAGGGTACGAAGAAGGGTAAGAAATTCAAAAAGAGGTATAACTCTAAGGACCGAGAATCTGCGGTTTGTTGCAATTGCAATCAAAAGGGTCACTTTAGCACTCAATGTAAGAATCCAAAGGTGGATAAATCTAGGGTGAACTTCACTTCCGAGGATACGGATGACGCTTTggtgttgtgacgatcgctccaaatccatatggacgaacacgtcattcattgatttcattgcgaggtatttgacctctatgtgatacgttttgtaacattgcattcgtttgaaaaggtatttcataaatgaatatacaaattccaggtttttttacatctgatgattcctacgtatagacaatcaccatttaaatggtttacaataatacatctgttgagaatacagtcaaaataagatacatggtaatggtttgatgaatgcaagtttcttgtatatagcatgtatgactccaagcacataacttgtatcacgtatgagcaaacagcggaagacttctagaaacctgagaataaacatgcttcaagtgtcaacacaaaggttggtgagttcatagttttaatattacacataatccgtaaatcaatgtggattacaaaagttcagttgttttattcaaaacgtttatcattatgttttaaataaaaggtggatcacaagatttcagttgtttcatccgaaacatttatcaatcggttctacaaaattgagcaccctggtaactaaactttaatgcttatataatttgtaccctttgtataatcatcttaataatacacgcaaaccaacgtgtacgcttctcaaatagcatacgtccgttaaaaggctagcgctctagctcggacggggatatcaagccctatggatccatatactactactcgcgtccaccagttcttataactggcagttactagttaccaaagctaagggaatttcggttcaaactcgttgtagaatttagtatgtacttgtatccattgtgtttaaaataaagtacatgtattctcagcccaaaaatatagatttcaaaagcatttaaaaagggagcaaatgaaactcacgcatataaatattgtatatcggttaataaagcatttgcatgtattctcagcccaaaaatatagagagtaaaagggatcatatgaaactcacgcatataaatattgtatatcggttaataaagcatttgcatgtattctcagcccaaaaatgtagagagtaaaagggatcatatgaaactcacgcatataaatattgtatatcggttaataaagcatttgcatgtattctcagcccaaaaatgtagagagtaaaagggatcttatgaaactcactgtttaatattgatatacattattgcaggaaagcacgtagacgcatcggagatgataaacacgaggtttgattcacaaaaatacccccgaacattacccataacctccatggcaataacccataatttgcttaactctatcccgcttgaaaacatattttgaaagtgacacgctcatgacctcgtcgtagtattttaggtataatactaataataatagattaatattaatcttaataataataataataataataataataataataataataataataataataataataataataataataaataatattacggagtatatatatatttgtgtatgtgtgtgatttaaatcgagcgaaaacactggaatttatagatgtggcctgaaatctggagtcatgcgactcgcatggaaatggccttctggccatgcgactcgcatgaggaccagggacagctcacattgttttggctcctagcttgtcgacataatataaaataaatataaatatataaataattaatataattatttatatattatattttattcttgtgcatagtagactagatatttttggtccgttgcgtcgggcgtttcttcttgactcgggtcccggttccggattttcagacgtccttgcgtactattttatatcgtgtactttgcgttccgcaacttgtactcttgtcatttttagacgttcttcatcaataatttgaacctttttaattgtatcttgtacatttgagcattttggacctttccgtcttcaattcttcgttttcgccttttgtcttcgcacttattaaatataaacgaatattacttgaatatggaacaattacaactaaaatcctgtctttcttgggggataatgctatgaaatatatgttcctttttagccttatcaatagccttaaattatcccttaattatatcactcaaagtgtatcttaaactttcgagtgttttggtcatttacttctataaatcatcgtctcgctatttgttaaaatacatttttataatagcgttttactgtagcaaagttattgtagcaaagtcaaattttactgtagcaattcactgtagcaaagttaatttcactgtagcaaatagtgattttcgaaaacactgtagcattttgagtaatgtggcaatttgaaaacactgtaacaaattagtgtttaactggttcatcttaaacgttttagttaacttatctaaatatcaatcgaatcaataaacgaatgttactatcgtttactaaataacttgaaatcatatatattcaaatagatatataaaccaataagtttaatgtatggtatcatgcaattaaaactttgttacgttttcaagttatagtatatatatgtatctatttacatataatggttcgcgaatcgttgagaacaaccgaagggtaattgaatagttcaaaattttgagattcaacttcataggctttgcttatcgtgtcgaaatcattaatcatttaagattaagtttaaatttagtcgaaatttccgggtcatcacaggtgtgTTGTGTTGAAATTTCGGTTGAAGCTTGGATCATGGATTCGGGCGCATCATTCCATGCTAATCCTAGTaaggagatgatgaagaattttaaggcatatcgggggaaggtgagattggcggatgaCAAACGCTTAGACATAAGAGGCATTGGAGATGTGACATTGAAGACATCCAATGGTTCCAATTGGACTTTGAAATATGTGAGGTATATTCCGGATTTGAAAAGGAAGCTTATCTCTATAGGTCAATTGGATGAAGGTAATCATATTACCTTCGTTGATCGCAAATGGCGTGTTCTAAAGGATGGTCAAGTCGTGGCATCGGGACATAAAAGGGAAACTTTATACATGGCTGAGgtattcgatgatgatgaggttaatgtGACGAGTAATATAGGGGCcgattctactctatggcaccgaagattagggcatatgagtgagaaggggatgAAGTTGCTAGTTTCTAATGGGAAGATTCCGGGTTTGAAGAAGGTGGATATCGGGTTTTGTGAGCCATGTACTATGGGGAAACAAAAGAAGATATCATTCGGGAAATCGGGAATTGTGCCAAAGAAGGAGAAGCTTGAACTTGTTCATTCCGATGTCTATGGACCTACAACGGTTGAGTCGCATGGTGGTTTCCGctactatgtcaccttcattgatgactccacAAGAAAGGTACGGGTTTACTTTCTTAAGGTTAAATCTGATGTGTTTTCAACTTTTAAAGTGTGGAGAGCTGCTGTTGAAAACGAGACTAACTTGAAAGTTAAGTGCTTGAAATCTGAAAATGGAGGAGAATACAGCAGCAAAGAATTTAAAGACTATTGTGCGGAACATGGTATTCGTATGTTGAAAACAGTTCCGGAAACACCACGGCACAATAGGGTTGCCGAACGCATGAACCGAACGCTCAATGAGCGGGATAGGAGTATGCGGTTACATGCGGGTCTACCAAAGATGTTTTCGGCAGATGCTGTAAATACGGTAGCTTATTTGATtaacaggggaccctcaacaccgttagaGTTTCGAATTCCAGGGGAATAATGGACCGGTAAAAAGGTGAGTTTGGCTAGGGGTTTTCGGTTGTAATGTGTATGTGAAAACCAAAGACATTgacaaagacaagcttgaagctaaatcAAGAAAGTGTACTTTTATAGGGTATGGGTTGGATGACATGGGTTATAGGTGTTGGTACAATGAGGCGAGGAAGGTGATTCGTAgtagagatgttacttttgatgaaagctcgttgtatggcaccaaggtaacggttaattctaatcatagtccggttatgcttgataagtttgttgatgtgaatacaggttctagtgggagttcgggaaCTATTGAATTTCCAATTGACGGTGAGGATTAAAGTGATGGAGATGATTCGGAGAGTGGTGCTAGCTCCGAAAATGATGAGAGCTCTATTGGTAGGGATGATGGTGACTTAACTCAATCACCACCACCCGTTACTCCACCATTGAGACACTATAGTAGTACGCCCAAACCTACTGTTAGgttttctccatcagcaaactatttgctctataccaaaaatggtgaacccgagagttactttgaagcaagacaatctaaagaatccatacagtgggagcttgctatgaaataagagatggggtcacttatcAAGAATAAGACATGGTATTTAGTGAAATTACCTCCAATGAAAAAGGCGTTGCACAGTAAATGGGTCTTTCGGGTCAAAGATGAGTTAAACGGGAAAAAGCTGTACAAAGCTCGGTTGGTAGTCAAGGGGTTTCAACAAAGAGAAGGAGTTGATTATAATGAGATCTTTTCTCCGGTtttgaagatgactactattcgcttggttttgagtattgttgctgctgatgacttacatctagaacagttagatgtaaagaccgcattcttacatggggatcttaaagaggagatttatatggtgcaaccaaagggcttcgaggtagttggtaaagagagatgggtttgcaaattgaagaaaagtctgtatgggttaaaacaagcaccacgacaatggtacttgaagtttgatgaattTATGACAAGGAGTGGTTTTACAAGAAGCGAGTCGGGTCATTGTTGCTATTTGAAGAAATTCAAATCCTCCTATGTTATATTGttactttatgttgatgacatgttgattgCAGGTTCGGTCATGTTAGAGATCAACAGGGAGAAAGTTGTCTAACGCGTTCGAGATGAAAGACTTAGGAGCTGCTAAACGGATACTCGGAATGAGTATTGAAAGGAATCGGGTTGAAGGTACTTTAACTTTGTTTCAAACCAAGTATATCAAGAAAGTGTTAGAGCGTTTTCAACATGGGTGATTCAAAGGCAAGGTCCGTGCCTTTAGGCGGTACCTTAAAGTTAACGAAAACTCAAGCACCTACAACGGAAGTAGACAAAGAGGAGATGGCTCAAATTCCGTATGCGTCGgcagtgggtagtattatgtatgcaatgatttGTTCAAGACCAGACATAGCTTATGCAGTGGAAGTTGTGAGTCGGTTTATGTCCAATCCGGGTAAAGAGCATTGGGAAGGTATAAAGTGGCTTTTGCGctacttgaaaggtacttctaaaatggggttgcaattggtgattccattttgagagagtacgttgatgctgatttgggtggttgTGACGATTCGGGTAGAAGCACTACGGGGTATGTTTTCACGGTTGGTAAGACGGCTGTTAGCTGGATGTCCAAACTTCAAAGTTGTGTTGCGCTGTCAACAacggaggctgagtatatggcagcagcaGAAGCTTGCAAAGAACTTGTATGGCTGAAGAATTTTATGTTTGAGTTGGgacgagttcaacaagattatgtcttgcactgtgataatcaaagtgctattcatttggtgaagaactcggtgtttcatggtcgtacgaaacacataaagCTAAGGTATCATAAAATTCGCGAACTTATTGAAGATGGTACTTTAGTTGTCAAGAAAATTCCTGGTACGGAGAATCCTGCTGGTATGTGTATTAAGGTGGTTACGATCGGAAAACTGAAGCTTTGCATAGCTTCAAATTGTCTTCTTGTTACTCGATGAAAGAAGACGGCAAATAGAGAGCTCTAAGGGTTATTGGTTTTGATttcgacaagtagtgttgaagaccttgtatcgaaagtctgctcttccAGCGATGTTGAGTTTGCGTGTCCCATGTTTGATTGGCGGTATGAAAGGTGGTTCGACATTCTTGGTTGAAATGGTTAGTTTTGGGGTTGACGAGATTTCTGGGTTTTGCTCTCCtttgagtgggagattgttggatgtgcaaagaagatcaaaacaaTGAAACAGGTACCAGGTCGCGTTCGGGCGTGgtttgtcgcgatacgcgacacaTTGGAACGCGACACATGTGGCTAGGACGCGATAAATGTGGCAGTGATTGGGGCTCGATGTTCATCGCGTTTTGGTCTTAGTTGCCGTGTTTGAGTTGGGGTTGTCGCAGAACGCGAcggggtgtcgcgaaacgcgacagtgtTCTTGGCCAGCAAGTTATTTgatttgtttcctaattttgattagcactataaatatacccaTTGTATTCTGTAAACCCATATACGAAAAATCAATAAAAAAGCTCTCTAGTtgcccgtggactaaagcaatcataccgattgcatataaccacgtaaatTCTTGTGTCTTTTACTTTTTTTGCATTTATTCTGTCCGTTTTTCGTTTGTGAGATCACAATCTATTGATTGGTGGtcgttgttgggtccataaattcctaacaataaacacttacaaataataaTAAGCTTCAACTATCAGGCTATGTATGGCGACGAGCTTATTGAAGTTTTTTGGAGCTTTTAGCTTTTATGAAGAAAAAAACTCGTATTTAATAAAAAGCTCTGTTTTGTTAGAGGAGCTTAAAACTCTTaaacggggggggggggggggggggggggggggacctAAAAGCTAAAAGCTACTTGAAGTAGCGTTTTAGCTTCTAACTTTTTAtcattttactctttatttaaCAGATTCAGCTACTCTGTCAAACACTAAAACATATTTTAAAAGCAACCAGCTACCAGCTACAAGCTAAAAGCTACCGGCTAGTTTTACCAAACATACCCTCAGTTacaaaataaactccactcaattTAGCCAAACACACTTTAGATGGAAAACTGGAAATCGGTAACGAGATTATTGAAGAAATCTATGAAAGAAACGATGTATTCAGAGTAATCGAAGGAGGATAAACAAGGCTTTCATTATAGCATTTCATGAAGATAAGGATGATAAACAATTGGCGACGTTAACGTTTGAGAAGCAAGATTTGGTCTACCTTTTGTGCGCTATCGTCTATATCTCGAAGATATGTAGTGGCGAATCAAGGATGAAAGCTTAAAAGGGTCCCCAATTTTTGTTTTCAACTAATTATAATTGAAGTGTACACTAGTGACTTTTTAGCTAGGGAAAAAAATAAATGTCACCAATATATGGGTACATatacttaaatttagtggtgtcatgtATAAATTGAAGACCACTTTATAAAAAGATTTCCAATGCTTCATTCAAAACCAGTCTTGAAGTGAATGAATTAGAAGAACGAAGAAGTATGGTATCACGGGACCCGAGAGCCTAAATCCTAAATTCGTCGTTGAAAACACGATGAATAAGCAAATTTACTAACATGATTCTCACTCAAACTTCTCAAAGAGTATATATAATTTAGTAACTGAAAATTAAGATTGAGTgagtatatatatgaattgaagagATAACTAAACAATAATAGAGTATTTCAATAATATAATGCGTATTCATTATTATCCATATTTACTAAATGCGATCAAAAAATTGGTCGTATTATATACTTATGCTTGCCTATTTGCTAGGGGAATAAAAAATTGGTCGTATTATATACTTATGCTTGCCTATTTGCTAGGGGAAATTTGTGTAGCATGAGAGTTACTTAGGGGGTAAAAATTGGTCGTATTATATACTTATGCTTGCCTATTTGCTAGGGGAATAAAAAATTGGTCGTATTATATACTTATGCTTGCCTATTTGCTAGGGGAAATTTGTGTAGCATGAGAGTTACTTAGGGGGTAAGTTTTGCAAGTATTTAGGGATAAAACTTAGGtataaatcatattttgaggggttaAAACGTAACTTTGAAATTTAAtacaataattattaaataatactcACCAAATTTTTTGACGGGATTTATCTTTTTTCCCGTTGCGATTTAGGTTTCTCCGTCATCACCGTtcagctcgaaataattttacgaacaaaacacgACTAATTATATTCGAAACAGAGCTTTTTTTTTTAAAGGgaaatatatacattatataataaataaactcAACTTATTGTATCAAGTGAATGTCTAATGCAAATTGTAAGTTCATGAGTTTGTAAGGCAAAAGACCGATTCGAGTCCTCTTGACCCCTTTTTTCTTAGTACTCGCTTAACGTTAGTTTTATAAAAGACGTTAGAATGTTCCGCTGTAACGCGCGGTCTGAAATATTTCTAGTTTTATACTCAACTTCATCTTAATAGTACATTAATTAATACAAATACAATACCACTAAATACAATCAATCAATACGTTTATAACATCCAATATCATGTAAAGCTTATCGATGCAGAAGTAACGACACTGAAAAACACCTTCAAATGTAAATTAAcacatacattatatatatatatatatatatatatatatatatatatatatatatatatatatatatatatatatatataaaacaaacacAAACAATCCAACAATGCTTACTCTTGGCATATGATCGAGATTTTTTTAAGATCGTATCAGTTTTTGAGGTGGTGGGTCTCGATATCTTTAGTGACACTGAGAGCGAAATCCATCAAACTATCTGGATTTGGGACACTCCCATTGAGCTTCTCGTAGTGAAAAGTCCAAGTAACGACGTTCTCTTCTCCATTCGTGTCAACATCAACTGTGGTCATAAACGTCTTGTAAGCTTCCAATATATCGCCCCCGATTACATTGTAGCACACTGACTTTTTATCCTCGTCGATTGCTTCAAGTGTTTCTTTCGCCACTTTTTGCTTCCCTTCTGCCATATTGTTAacaataaaatcaataatactagcATAATTACTTAAAATACAACACTACATTTAACTTATAAATGAGTAAACGAATAAAGTTTTTCCGTTCAAGCTATTTGGAAAAGGGGAGTGGTTATTAATCAGATGTATGCGGCCTAATTAACCGAGTTTTCATGTGATCGTTTTGGGCCAATTTCCCTTTTTCACACTATGACATGCTGCTAGTAAGCTCTGACCCATTTCTCATAACAGAACTCGTTACAGATTTGTTTTTccataattaaattgtaaaatcggTTGCATGGGTATTGCCACGATGAAAAGCTTGAACAAAAAAAGTTAAGAAAGTGGAATAGTTTGTCGTTTAGTGTGCTTTTAGCGGCTACTTTGGATCGTCACAAAAAATATTCATTGCCCGTTCTCATATTTGTAGTAGTAATATTAAGATACACTATTAGTAAGGTTTGACTGTGTAACCGGTCTTTTGTGAGAAAATCAACACCCCAACCACtaaattacatttatttatcatcGGTGTAAAACTTAATTAAGCAAATTGAAAAAAATGAAAGGTGTATGTATTACCATGAAGATAGGTCCAGGTGAGGATTGATCCAACAGTACCCCATTCATGACCATCGTTGAGATTAACACCTTTTATGTACTCGGGGCTGATATCGACTAATTGATGTGGCCGATATCTTAATAATTCATGGAACAAATCTCCATCTGACTTGATCGTTATTTGCTTAGTTTGGATTCCACTTAGAGCCATCGATATGATCTCTTTTATTTTATGAAATAATTATGCAAATTGAAGAAGACATCTATGGAAATGGTATCAGCTCTTTGGGTTTTTATAATCATTAAGTCCTCTACATGCTCAATTATTTCCCGTTTTATTACCCCTTGCTCACTTCATCTaagatgatttaataattatatatttatgggGTAGTTTACACGATAATGTTCATTGTACAGATGGTTTATATATGGTGGGTGTTCGAATAGTAgccactgtaacatcccgcatttttccgttaaattattttaacgcccgtctttttattttaataatatccttcgtaactaaattcgtatcctccgttagctaacattcttaatatttttccgttattggattttaacatcctccgttaatacgcgttttaaaatattccgtttaggtaattcccgcacccgactacaacttgagggacttgttttgccaaaaccccaaaatggtgactagcacttgactagtcaaccatcttccacctccacccactcattcatccatttctattttttttctttctttctttttttttcctctcaagaacacaaacataaatcatcatctaaatccggatcgggaagcaaacttcaaaacaaattacatattcgtgatcctctcttcatcctcttcgatttggtaccaatttcatccattttgggtaactttctaaaatcactaattttctttaaattcgtgtttttgacttgaaattgtgttagttagtgtctatggctcgtgtataatatgaatatatattttgtttgctcgatttgttgatttggagtaactagtatgaactttgaaatgggtgtgcttaatctttgattttggatgattaaatgttgtttaagtgttaaagttcatgtattaaatgtgttactagcatcattagcttcaatttgatgtgtaggttgattaagaaaacttcaaaagcatgattattgattttgagatgtttgactagggtttgatagttcttgacatgaatttttggatgcttgaatgccatggaatgttaattgttagtgtttagttgtaatgtatgcctcattaccttcaaaacggcatatcatatgtgagaattggattcccgaaactcaaaatgcatttgatgaacttgaaaatttgaaaatagacttttattgatcacttgacgagaaatcggttgttgaaaatgatgtttttgattgatgatacatgtttagttgtgttccttgtcaaaagagctttccaacggtataagatacgccttctagttgtttacggtttgcgttttatggttgtttgaagttttgaccaagacttgaacatttgaaactgaccaggcaccagaccccgTGTATGGCCGCGACGCGGCGCtccaggtcgcggcgcgacataagccgcgtccagattctgtttcccttgacctttttactaaaaatgtttgacatgttctagacctccaatttacatgcaacttgttttaacatgcttatatatgaataactagcatagaaaaatagttcgggacccgacccgaacgtgttgactttttcgttgacttcgaccaagtttgacttttag comes from Rutidosis leptorrhynchoides isolate AG116_Rl617_1_P2 chromosome 4, CSIRO_AGI_Rlap_v1, whole genome shotgun sequence and encodes:
- the LOC139845528 gene encoding kirola-like; translation: MALSGIQTKQITIKSDGDLFHELLRYRPHQLVDISPEYIKGVNLNDGHEWGTVGSILTWTYLHEGKQKVAKETLEAIDEDKKSVCYNVIGGDILEAYKTFMTTVDVDTNGEENVVTWTFHYEKLNGSVPNPDSLMDFALSVTKDIETHHLKN